Proteins encoded by one window of Panicum virgatum strain AP13 chromosome 7N, P.virgatum_v5, whole genome shotgun sequence:
- the LOC120682978 gene encoding uncharacterized protein LOC120682978, which yields MMREKIGRELIRWNATRFGTVFIFLQSFWDRQDKFKQWMVSDDWEKCVWAGKADHDFTYDCLTSKKWWSQMEVVLKAVSPIYSVLHLADQQQKFYSLSAFIPKMMESMAEIRGNLSDNTIQKNLQNRVLEKVQGRLDYLVNDTLMLAAAALDPKALYTSKLARKPKSRHAVTLAIKKLAGSSSKASAAIDQFTFFSKQGGLFGGAEARKSALNGRCSAADWWDQYGGDCSELQAVARHIVSQCMSSSGCERNWSTFALVHTKLRNRLSYDKLHKLVFVHYNLKLRIQHFVTDMQNLQEMQTNKEHERDSDPCSILIDVTMYDERNPIMDWLCTSRSESAPTLDERDDQRPESPNPSRLVIDELGMSDEEVAAFKKKIGGKLGKKRKEEFEDIL from the exons ATGATGAGAGAAAAGATAGGGAGGGAGCTGATTCGGTGGAATGCCACTAGATTTGGCACTGTTTTCATTTTTCTCCAGAGTTTTTGGGATAGACAAGATAAGTTCAAGCAATGGATGGTATCTGATGACTGGGAGAAATGTGTGTGGGCTGGTAAGGCTGACCATGATTTCACATATGATTGTTTGACCAGCAAAAAATGGTGGAGTCAAATGGAAGTGGTGTTAAAAGCTGTCTCCCCAATCTATTCTGTACTTCATTTAGCTGATCAGCAACAGAAGTTCTATTCTCTATCTGCATTCATTCCAAAAATGATGGAATCTATGGCAGAAATACGTGGCAATTTAAGTGATAATACCATCCAAAAAAATCTACAGAATAGGGTGTTGGAAAAAGTCCAAGGAAGACTTGATTATCTTGTCAATGATACACTTATGCTTGCAG CTGCCGCACTTGATCCTAAAGCACTGTACACTTCCAAGCTTGCAAGGAAACCAAAGTCCAGACATGCTGTCACATTGGCCATCAAGAAGCTTGCAGGCTCATCTTCAAAGGCTTCTGCTGCAATCGATCAATTTACTTTCTTCTCAAAACAGGGAGGGTTATTTGGAGGAGCGGAGGCTCGAAAATCGGCTCTTAATGGCCGGTGTAGTGCAG CTGATTGGTGGGATCAATATGGTGGAGACTGTAGTGAACTACAAGCGGTTGCAAGGCATATTGTCTCACAATGCATGTCCTCTAGTGGGTGTGAGCGAAATTGGAGCACATTTGCCTTGGTGCACACCAAATTGAGGAACCGGTTAAGTTACGATAAGCTTCACAAGTTGGTTTTTGTACATTATAATTTAAAGTTGCGTATCCAACATTTCGTAACTGACATGCAAAACCTTCAAGAAATGCAAACCAACAAGGAGCATGAAAGAGATTCTGATCCTTGTAGCATCCTAATAGATGTGACTATGTATGATGAAAGGAACCCGATCATGGATTGGTTGTGCACCTCTAGGAGTGAGTCCGCGCCGACTCTAGATGAACGTGATGACCAGAGGCCCGAATCCCCTAATCCTAGCAGACTTGTTATAGATGAGTTAGGGATGAGTGATGAAGAGGTGGCTGCATTTAAAAAGAAGATTGGTGGGAAACTAGGTAAGAAAAGGAAGGAAGAATTTGAAGATATTCTCTGA
- the LOC120681950 gene encoding translation initiation factor IF-2-like: MATARPSRPRPQSSSSASPPCPPSSESSTTRTDPLLPSSSPPPPTDPSGNIINPYELRRLKNCMRIKARLEELGLPCSQKLYEALGDQSDDKQTESSNKTARKKTGSKRSSDDMSAAGISPPAAKRFAPAASQRTTRVTRSQKSAPGPAAAQPTKRGTRAAPPAPMAATYGTQCNIL; this comes from the exons atggccaccGCCCGTCCCTCTCGGCCCCGGCCGCAGTCGTCCTCCTCAGCGTCGCCCCCCTGTCCTCCGTCGTCCGAATCATCTACGACGCGCACAGATCCGCTGCTGCCGAGCTCTTCACCCCCTCCACCGACGGATCCTTCGGGGA ACATAATCAATCCGTATGAACTACGACGCCTCAAAAATTGTATGAGGATCAAGGCGCGGCTCGAAGAACTTGGCTTACCATGTAGTCAAAAATTGTATGAGGCTCTAGGAGATCAATCTGATGATAAGCAAACAGAG TCATCTAACAAGACTGCTCGCAAGAAAACTGGAAGTAAAAGATCTTCAGATGACATGTCTGCTGCTGGAATATCACCACCTGCTGCTAAGAGATTTGCTCCTGCCGCTTCACAGCGAACCACGAGGGTCACAAGGTCACAAAAGTCTGCTCCTGGTCCTGCTGCTGCACAGCCAACTAAAAGGGGCACAAGAgctgctcctcctgctcctaTGGCTGCAACGTATGGAACTCAATGCAACATTCTGTAA